From a single Sebastes umbrosus isolate fSebUmb1 chromosome 17, fSebUmb1.pri, whole genome shotgun sequence genomic region:
- the LOC119476222 gene encoding CXADR-like membrane protein: MDAGMPAAPLQTLFLVVLGMLTTGAQTEMKRVVGDNATLPCHHQFWLGDDPTLDIEWLFLRPTNRQRVVITFFAGRVFDPNEAERSRVAFAGEYLKGDATLLISDLSLTDSGEYSCKVKTGAQYHWSTINLIVLVKPSKPRCWMEGKLLEGADVKMSCKSADGSDPMRYKWERVLDKGKYIGKLPSLALIDLKNPEIVTLKNLTKDNTGVYKCTASNDVGDESCTVEVKMHYVRGMGVVAGAVVGVSFGVLLIILIIWLVFRKKEMKKYEEEETPNEIREDAEAPKAKLVKPNSLSSHSGSSRSGTSSTQSMVHNMGLRGQRACVPAVAALKENCPTSSFPQAPPAYTQSVPKTPEPRSTLTSTSTSNCKPSSPSKLSPGNLSRMGATPVMIPAQTKAFQTV, encoded by the exons ttGTGCTGGGTATGCTGACAACAGGCGCCCAGACGGAGATGAAGAGGGTTGTCGGAGACAACGCGACGCTGCCCTGCCACCATCAGTTCTGGTTGGGAGATGACCCCACTCTGGACATCGAGTGGCTGTTTCTCAGGCCAACCAACAGGCAGAGAGTG GTGATCACCTTCTTTGCCGGACGGGTTTTTGATCCCAATGAAGCAGAACGTAGCCGCGTGGCTTTCGCTGGAGAGTACTTAAAAGGGGACGCCACTCTGCTGATCAGTGACTTGTCTCTAACAGACTCAGGAGAGTACAGCTGCAAAGTCAAGACTGGTGCACAATACCACTGGAGCACCATCAACCTCATAGTGCTGG TAAAGCCGTCCAAGCCGCGGTGCTGGATGGAGGGCAAACTGTTGGAGGGCGCTGACGTTAAGATGAGCTGCAAGTCTGCCGATGGCTCTGATCCCATGCGCTACAAATGGGAGAGAGTACTGGACAAGGGCAAGTATATTGGCAAGCTGCCTTCACTGGCCCTGATAG ATTTGAAAAACCCAGAGATTGTGACATTGAAGAACTTGACCAAGGACAACACCGGAGTCTACAAATGCACCGCCAGCAACGATGTGGGAGACGAGAGCTGCACAGTGGAGGTCAAGATGCACT atgtAAGGGGAATGGGTGTGGTCGCAGGGGCAGTGGTCGGCGTGTCCTTCGGAgtcctcctcatcatcctcatcatctggTTGGTGTTCCGcaaaaaagagatgaagaaatatgaagaagaagagacccCGAATGAAATCAG GGAAGATGCAGAGGCTCCCAAAGCCAAACTGGTGAAGCCCAACTCCCTCTCGTCCCATTCTGGCAGCTCTCGCTCGGGCACCTCCTCCACTCAGTCCATGGTGCACAACATGGGGCTCCGAGGCCAACGAGCCTGTGTTCCCGCCGTGGCGGCCCTCAAGGAGAACTGCCCGacctcctccttccctcaggCTCCTCCTGCCTACACTCAGTCAGTTCCCAAGACTCCTGAGCCCCGTTCAACACTAACCTCCACATCTACCTCCAACTGCAAGCCCAGCTCTCCCTCTAAACTGAGTCCTGGAAACCTGAGCCGCATGGGGGCCACTCCTGTTATGATCCCCGCCCAAACCAAGGCCTTTCAGACTGTGTAG
- the LOC119476211 gene encoding myotonin-protein kinase isoform X1, whose product MCGRGGSEAMATGPDLGAPDLAKGPQTTGAVGLQTLLDLLVGVYQEFYSSPLAREKYVSGFLQWAEPLVRQVRRTRIKREDFHILKVIGRGTFSEVAVARMRSTQQVYALKIMNKWDMLRRGETACYQEEREVLLRGDRCWITELHYAFQDDNYLYLVMDYYVGGDLLTLLSKFGDRIPEDMAQFYLAEMVMAIDSVHRLGYVHRDIKPDNILLTADGHIRLGDFGSCLRLLEDGTVHSSLAVGTPDYLSPEILRAVEGGGGYGPECDWWALGICAYEMVLGTTPFYADSISETYAKIIHFQEYFEFPPSGPVISDKARSFITGLICEREVRLGRKGSSDFRNHPFFYELDWGSLHKLPAPFLPEVSNPTDTSNFDILDDGLSEMETLSGVMDRAPIGVHLAFVGYSYTATCQTGAIDRSQDIMMHIDHTRIGDGESLYTPEKLNPRWQLTDTLPVDLPALLEFPLTLEQGPAASPYTTTTTEEEETGQIFGLGENLQRQRTEKRYCEMEKEMERLKEEMQDWRAPKETALSICPASLALPTHCVDTPGDLLSVHWTDVPVLQRERAPPTCNYPLVIPLHRHLLLFHRVRLPQVKSESYLLVCAEGGELQAWERHCYTELS is encoded by the exons atgtgTGGGAGGGGAGGATCCGAGGCCATGGCGACGGGCCCTGACCTCGGTGCACCTGACCTGGCCAAGGGCCCCCAGACGACAGGAGCCGTTGGGCTCCAGACCCTGCTGGACCTGCTGGTGGGCGTCTACCAGGAGTTCTACTCCTCGCCCTTGGCAAGGGAGAAGTATGTCTCTGGTTTCCTGCAATGGG CTGAGCCCCTGGTGAGGCAGGTGAGAAGGACTCGCATCAAAAGAGAAGACTTTCACATCCTGAAGGTGATTGGCCGGGGAACATTCAGTGAG GTTGCTGTAGCAAGGATGCGAAGCACACAACAAGTGTATGCTCTGAAGATTATGAATAAATGGGACATGCTGAGGCGAGGAGAG ACAGCATGTTaccaggaggagagggaggtttTACTGAGGGGTGATCGATGCTGGATCACAGAGTTGCACTATGCCTTTCAGGATGACAACTATCTG TACCTGGTGATGGATTACTATGTAGGGGGGGACCTGCTGACTCTGCTCAGTAAGTTTGGAGACCGGATCCCTGAGGACATGGCTCAGTTCTACTTGGCTGAGATGGTCATGGCCATTGACTCTGTCCACAGACTGGGTTACGTACACAG AGACATCAAACCTGACAACATCCTGCTGACAGCTGATGGACACATCAGACTAGGAGACTTTGGTTCCTGTCTCAGGCTCCTAGAGGATGGGACG GTTCACTCGTCCCTAGCAGTCGGGACCCCTGACTATTTGTCTCCAGAGATTTTAAGGGCAGTAGAGGGAGGTGGAGGTTACGGTCCTGAATGTGACTGGTGGGCTCTGGGTATCTGTGCCTATGAGATGGTGCTGGGGACCACACCCTTCTATGCCgactccatctctgaaacgtatGCCAAGATCATCCACTTTCAg GAGTATTTTGAGTTCCCTCCTTCTGGCCCTGTGATTTCAGACAAGGCTCGTTCCTTCATCACTGGGCTCATCTGTGAGAGGGAAGTCCGTCTGGGGAGGAAAGGCTCCAGTGACTTCAGGAACCATCCATTCTTCTATGAACTAGACTGGGGTTCCCTGCATAAACTCCCTGCCCCCTTCCTGCCTGAAGTATCTAACCCAACTGACACCTCCAACTTTGACATTCTGGATGACGGTCTCAGCGAAATG GAGACGCTGTCTGGTGTAATGGACCGAGCTCCAATAGGAGTACACCTGGCTTTTGTCGGATACTCTTACACCGCTACCTG CCAGACGGGTGCCATCGACCGCAGTCAAGACATCATGATGCATATTGACCACACAAGGATCGGGGACGGTGAGAGTCTTTACACACCGGAGAAACTG AACCCGCGGTGGCAGCTTACAGACACTCTACCGGTTGACCTGCCTGCACTGCTGGAGTTCCCGCTCACTCTGGAGCAAGGTCCTGCTGCCTCACcgtacaccaccaccaccaccgagGAAGAGGAGACTGGTCAAATATTTGGACTCGGTGAAAACTTGCAGAG ACAAAGAACAGAGAAGAGGTATTGTGAGATGGAGAAAGAAATGGAGAGATTGAAGGAGGAGATGCAGGACTGGAGAGCCCCCAAAGAGACAG cACTGAGTATCTGCCCAGCATCTCTTGCTCTGCCTACCCACTGTGTGGACACACCAGGGGAT CTGCTGTCTGTTCACTGGACTGACGTGCCTGTGttacagagggagagagcgcCCCCAACCTGCAATTACCCGCTGGTGATTCCTCTCCACCGTCACCTGCTCCTGTTCCACAGG GTTCGCCTGCCACAGGTGAAGAGTGAGTCATACCTGCTGGTGTGCGCAGAAGGGGGGGAGCTCCAAGCCTGGGAGAGACACTGTTATACCGAGCTCTCCTGA
- the LOC119476211 gene encoding myotonin-protein kinase isoform X2: MCGRGGSEAMATGPDLGAPDLAKGPQTTGAVGLQTLLDLLVGVYQEFYSSPLAREKYVSGFLQWAEPLVRQVRRTRIKREDFHILKVIGRGTFSEVAVARMRSTQQVYALKIMNKWDMLRRGETACYQEEREVLLRGDRCWITELHYAFQDDNYLYLVMDYYVGGDLLTLLSKFGDRIPEDMAQFYLAEMVMAIDSVHRLGYVHRDIKPDNILLTADGHIRLGDFGSCLRLLEDGTVHSSLAVGTPDYLSPEILRAVEGGGGYGPECDWWALGICAYEMVLGTTPFYADSISETYAKIIHFQEYFEFPPSGPVISDKARSFITGLICEREVRLGRKGSSDFRNHPFFYELDWGSLHKLPAPFLPEVSNPTDTSNFDILDDGLSEMETLSGVMDRAPIGVHLAFVGYSYTATCQTGAIDRSQDIMMHIDHTRIGDGESLYTPEKLNPRWQLTDTLPVDLPALLEFPLTLEQGPAASPYTTTTTEEEETGQIFGLGENLQRQRTEKRYCEMEKEMERLKEEMQDWRAPKETALSICPASLALPTHCVDTPGDRERAPPTCNYPLVIPLHRHLLLFHRVRLPQVKSESYLLVCAEGGELQAWERHCYTELS, encoded by the exons atgtgTGGGAGGGGAGGATCCGAGGCCATGGCGACGGGCCCTGACCTCGGTGCACCTGACCTGGCCAAGGGCCCCCAGACGACAGGAGCCGTTGGGCTCCAGACCCTGCTGGACCTGCTGGTGGGCGTCTACCAGGAGTTCTACTCCTCGCCCTTGGCAAGGGAGAAGTATGTCTCTGGTTTCCTGCAATGGG CTGAGCCCCTGGTGAGGCAGGTGAGAAGGACTCGCATCAAAAGAGAAGACTTTCACATCCTGAAGGTGATTGGCCGGGGAACATTCAGTGAG GTTGCTGTAGCAAGGATGCGAAGCACACAACAAGTGTATGCTCTGAAGATTATGAATAAATGGGACATGCTGAGGCGAGGAGAG ACAGCATGTTaccaggaggagagggaggtttTACTGAGGGGTGATCGATGCTGGATCACAGAGTTGCACTATGCCTTTCAGGATGACAACTATCTG TACCTGGTGATGGATTACTATGTAGGGGGGGACCTGCTGACTCTGCTCAGTAAGTTTGGAGACCGGATCCCTGAGGACATGGCTCAGTTCTACTTGGCTGAGATGGTCATGGCCATTGACTCTGTCCACAGACTGGGTTACGTACACAG AGACATCAAACCTGACAACATCCTGCTGACAGCTGATGGACACATCAGACTAGGAGACTTTGGTTCCTGTCTCAGGCTCCTAGAGGATGGGACG GTTCACTCGTCCCTAGCAGTCGGGACCCCTGACTATTTGTCTCCAGAGATTTTAAGGGCAGTAGAGGGAGGTGGAGGTTACGGTCCTGAATGTGACTGGTGGGCTCTGGGTATCTGTGCCTATGAGATGGTGCTGGGGACCACACCCTTCTATGCCgactccatctctgaaacgtatGCCAAGATCATCCACTTTCAg GAGTATTTTGAGTTCCCTCCTTCTGGCCCTGTGATTTCAGACAAGGCTCGTTCCTTCATCACTGGGCTCATCTGTGAGAGGGAAGTCCGTCTGGGGAGGAAAGGCTCCAGTGACTTCAGGAACCATCCATTCTTCTATGAACTAGACTGGGGTTCCCTGCATAAACTCCCTGCCCCCTTCCTGCCTGAAGTATCTAACCCAACTGACACCTCCAACTTTGACATTCTGGATGACGGTCTCAGCGAAATG GAGACGCTGTCTGGTGTAATGGACCGAGCTCCAATAGGAGTACACCTGGCTTTTGTCGGATACTCTTACACCGCTACCTG CCAGACGGGTGCCATCGACCGCAGTCAAGACATCATGATGCATATTGACCACACAAGGATCGGGGACGGTGAGAGTCTTTACACACCGGAGAAACTG AACCCGCGGTGGCAGCTTACAGACACTCTACCGGTTGACCTGCCTGCACTGCTGGAGTTCCCGCTCACTCTGGAGCAAGGTCCTGCTGCCTCACcgtacaccaccaccaccaccgagGAAGAGGAGACTGGTCAAATATTTGGACTCGGTGAAAACTTGCAGAG ACAAAGAACAGAGAAGAGGTATTGTGAGATGGAGAAAGAAATGGAGAGATTGAAGGAGGAGATGCAGGACTGGAGAGCCCCCAAAGAGACAG cACTGAGTATCTGCCCAGCATCTCTTGCTCTGCCTACCCACTGTGTGGACACACCAGGGGAT agggagagagcgcCCCCAACCTGCAATTACCCGCTGGTGATTCCTCTCCACCGTCACCTGCTCCTGTTCCACAGG GTTCGCCTGCCACAGGTGAAGAGTGAGTCATACCTGCTGGTGTGCGCAGAAGGGGGGGAGCTCCAAGCCTGGGAGAGACACTGTTATACCGAGCTCTCCTGA
- the LOC119476211 gene encoding myotonin-protein kinase isoform X4 yields MRSTQQVYALKIMNKWDMLRRGETACYQEEREVLLRGDRCWITELHYAFQDDNYLYLVMDYYVGGDLLTLLSKFGDRIPEDMAQFYLAEMVMAIDSVHRLGYVHRDIKPDNILLTADGHIRLGDFGSCLRLLEDGTVHSSLAVGTPDYLSPEILRAVEGGGGYGPECDWWALGICAYEMVLGTTPFYADSISETYAKIIHFQEYFEFPPSGPVISDKARSFITGLICEREVRLGRKGSSDFRNHPFFYELDWGSLHKLPAPFLPEVSNPTDTSNFDILDDGLSEMETLSGVMDRAPIGVHLAFVGYSYTATCQTGAIDRSQDIMMHIDHTRIGDGESLYTPEKLNPRWQLTDTLPVDLPALLEFPLTLEQGPAASPYTTTTTEEEETGQIFGLGENLQRQRTEKRYCEMEKEMERLKEEMQDWRAPKETALSICPASLALPTHCVDTPGDLLSVHWTDVPVLQRERAPPTCNYPLVIPLHRHLLLFHRVRLPQVKSESYLLVCAEGGELQAWERHCYTELS; encoded by the exons ATGCGAAGCACACAACAAGTGTATGCTCTGAAGATTATGAATAAATGGGACATGCTGAGGCGAGGAGAG ACAGCATGTTaccaggaggagagggaggtttTACTGAGGGGTGATCGATGCTGGATCACAGAGTTGCACTATGCCTTTCAGGATGACAACTATCTG TACCTGGTGATGGATTACTATGTAGGGGGGGACCTGCTGACTCTGCTCAGTAAGTTTGGAGACCGGATCCCTGAGGACATGGCTCAGTTCTACTTGGCTGAGATGGTCATGGCCATTGACTCTGTCCACAGACTGGGTTACGTACACAG AGACATCAAACCTGACAACATCCTGCTGACAGCTGATGGACACATCAGACTAGGAGACTTTGGTTCCTGTCTCAGGCTCCTAGAGGATGGGACG GTTCACTCGTCCCTAGCAGTCGGGACCCCTGACTATTTGTCTCCAGAGATTTTAAGGGCAGTAGAGGGAGGTGGAGGTTACGGTCCTGAATGTGACTGGTGGGCTCTGGGTATCTGTGCCTATGAGATGGTGCTGGGGACCACACCCTTCTATGCCgactccatctctgaaacgtatGCCAAGATCATCCACTTTCAg GAGTATTTTGAGTTCCCTCCTTCTGGCCCTGTGATTTCAGACAAGGCTCGTTCCTTCATCACTGGGCTCATCTGTGAGAGGGAAGTCCGTCTGGGGAGGAAAGGCTCCAGTGACTTCAGGAACCATCCATTCTTCTATGAACTAGACTGGGGTTCCCTGCATAAACTCCCTGCCCCCTTCCTGCCTGAAGTATCTAACCCAACTGACACCTCCAACTTTGACATTCTGGATGACGGTCTCAGCGAAATG GAGACGCTGTCTGGTGTAATGGACCGAGCTCCAATAGGAGTACACCTGGCTTTTGTCGGATACTCTTACACCGCTACCTG CCAGACGGGTGCCATCGACCGCAGTCAAGACATCATGATGCATATTGACCACACAAGGATCGGGGACGGTGAGAGTCTTTACACACCGGAGAAACTG AACCCGCGGTGGCAGCTTACAGACACTCTACCGGTTGACCTGCCTGCACTGCTGGAGTTCCCGCTCACTCTGGAGCAAGGTCCTGCTGCCTCACcgtacaccaccaccaccaccgagGAAGAGGAGACTGGTCAAATATTTGGACTCGGTGAAAACTTGCAGAG ACAAAGAACAGAGAAGAGGTATTGTGAGATGGAGAAAGAAATGGAGAGATTGAAGGAGGAGATGCAGGACTGGAGAGCCCCCAAAGAGACAG cACTGAGTATCTGCCCAGCATCTCTTGCTCTGCCTACCCACTGTGTGGACACACCAGGGGAT CTGCTGTCTGTTCACTGGACTGACGTGCCTGTGttacagagggagagagcgcCCCCAACCTGCAATTACCCGCTGGTGATTCCTCTCCACCGTCACCTGCTCCTGTTCCACAGG GTTCGCCTGCCACAGGTGAAGAGTGAGTCATACCTGCTGGTGTGCGCAGAAGGGGGGGAGCTCCAAGCCTGGGAGAGACACTGTTATACCGAGCTCTCCTGA
- the LOC119476211 gene encoding myotonin-protein kinase isoform X3, with the protein MCGRGGSEAMATGPDLGAPDLAKGPQTTGAVGLQTLLDLLVGVYQEFYSSPLAREKYVSGFLQWAEPLVRQVRRTRIKREDFHILKVIGRGTFSEVAVARMRSTQQVYALKIMNKWDMLRRGETACYQEEREVLLRGDRCWITELHYAFQDDNYLYLVMDYYVGGDLLTLLSKFGDRIPEDMAQFYLAEMVMAIDSVHRLGYVHRDIKPDNILLTADGHIRLGDFGSCLRLLEDGTVHSSLAVGTPDYLSPEILRAVEGGGGYGPECDWWALGICAYEMVLGTTPFYADSISETYAKIIHFQEYFEFPPSGPVISDKARSFITGLICEREVRLGRKGSSDFRNHPFFYELDWGSLHKLPAPFLPEVSNPTDTSNFDILDDGLSEMETLSGVMDRAPIGVHLAFVGYSYTATCQTGAIDRSQDIMMHIDHTRIGDGESLYTPEKLNPRWQLTDTLPVDLPALLEFPLTLEQGPAASPYTTTTTEEEETGQIFGLGENLQRQRTEKRYCEMEKEMERLKEEMQDWRAPKETEGESAPNLQLPAGDSSPPSPAPVPQGSPATGEE; encoded by the exons atgtgTGGGAGGGGAGGATCCGAGGCCATGGCGACGGGCCCTGACCTCGGTGCACCTGACCTGGCCAAGGGCCCCCAGACGACAGGAGCCGTTGGGCTCCAGACCCTGCTGGACCTGCTGGTGGGCGTCTACCAGGAGTTCTACTCCTCGCCCTTGGCAAGGGAGAAGTATGTCTCTGGTTTCCTGCAATGGG CTGAGCCCCTGGTGAGGCAGGTGAGAAGGACTCGCATCAAAAGAGAAGACTTTCACATCCTGAAGGTGATTGGCCGGGGAACATTCAGTGAG GTTGCTGTAGCAAGGATGCGAAGCACACAACAAGTGTATGCTCTGAAGATTATGAATAAATGGGACATGCTGAGGCGAGGAGAG ACAGCATGTTaccaggaggagagggaggtttTACTGAGGGGTGATCGATGCTGGATCACAGAGTTGCACTATGCCTTTCAGGATGACAACTATCTG TACCTGGTGATGGATTACTATGTAGGGGGGGACCTGCTGACTCTGCTCAGTAAGTTTGGAGACCGGATCCCTGAGGACATGGCTCAGTTCTACTTGGCTGAGATGGTCATGGCCATTGACTCTGTCCACAGACTGGGTTACGTACACAG AGACATCAAACCTGACAACATCCTGCTGACAGCTGATGGACACATCAGACTAGGAGACTTTGGTTCCTGTCTCAGGCTCCTAGAGGATGGGACG GTTCACTCGTCCCTAGCAGTCGGGACCCCTGACTATTTGTCTCCAGAGATTTTAAGGGCAGTAGAGGGAGGTGGAGGTTACGGTCCTGAATGTGACTGGTGGGCTCTGGGTATCTGTGCCTATGAGATGGTGCTGGGGACCACACCCTTCTATGCCgactccatctctgaaacgtatGCCAAGATCATCCACTTTCAg GAGTATTTTGAGTTCCCTCCTTCTGGCCCTGTGATTTCAGACAAGGCTCGTTCCTTCATCACTGGGCTCATCTGTGAGAGGGAAGTCCGTCTGGGGAGGAAAGGCTCCAGTGACTTCAGGAACCATCCATTCTTCTATGAACTAGACTGGGGTTCCCTGCATAAACTCCCTGCCCCCTTCCTGCCTGAAGTATCTAACCCAACTGACACCTCCAACTTTGACATTCTGGATGACGGTCTCAGCGAAATG GAGACGCTGTCTGGTGTAATGGACCGAGCTCCAATAGGAGTACACCTGGCTTTTGTCGGATACTCTTACACCGCTACCTG CCAGACGGGTGCCATCGACCGCAGTCAAGACATCATGATGCATATTGACCACACAAGGATCGGGGACGGTGAGAGTCTTTACACACCGGAGAAACTG AACCCGCGGTGGCAGCTTACAGACACTCTACCGGTTGACCTGCCTGCACTGCTGGAGTTCCCGCTCACTCTGGAGCAAGGTCCTGCTGCCTCACcgtacaccaccaccaccaccgagGAAGAGGAGACTGGTCAAATATTTGGACTCGGTGAAAACTTGCAGAG ACAAAGAACAGAGAAGAGGTATTGTGAGATGGAGAAAGAAATGGAGAGATTGAAGGAGGAGATGCAGGACTGGAGAGCCCCCAAAGAGACAG agggagagagcgcCCCCAACCTGCAATTACCCGCTGGTGATTCCTCTCCACCGTCACCTGCTCCTGTTCCACAGG GTTCGCCTGCCACAGGTGAAGAGTGA